One Falco cherrug isolate bFalChe1 chromosome 11, bFalChe1.pri, whole genome shotgun sequence DNA window includes the following coding sequences:
- the ECEL1 gene encoding endothelin-converting enzyme-like 1 isoform X2 — MEKTYSLTAHYDEFQEVKYVSKYQSGTLPNGFALQLGTGAKKRRGGLPRWSRREVCLLSGLVFAAGLCVILTCMLVLKYLAAEGDSYCLEGCQEKKAFLRASRFLSANMDATIDPCQDFYSFACGGWLRRHGIPEDKLVYGTIGAIAEQNEAKLRALLSRPVRRRAPASAERKVKEFFRSCLDRAEIDRLGPRPMLEVIRECGGWDAPQGRRDINELLYKTQGVYSAAVLFSLTVSLDERNTSRYIIRIDQDGLTLPERTLYLGQDEESEKILAAYRVFMERLLTLLGAEHVEQKAQEILQLEQHLANITVSEYDDMRRDVSSMYHKVTLGELQRITPTLKWKRLLDRIFHDNFSEEEEVVLLATDYMYKVSDLIRVTPGRILHNYMLWRIVVVLSEHLSTPFRDAIHELSKEMEGNEKQLELGKICLSQANKHFGMALGALFVEEHFSSASKAKVQQLVEDIKYILDQRLDELDWMDEETRRAARAKLRYMMVMIGYPDFLLKPEAIDKEYEFEVDEKTYFKNILNSIAFSIRLSVKKIRQEVDKWLLPPQALNAYYLPNKNQMVFPAGILQPTLYDPQFPQSLNYGGIGTIIGHELTHGYDDWGGQYDRHGNLVHWWTERSYSKFLKKAQCIVNLYDNFTVYNQRVNGKHTLGENIADMGGLKLAYYAYQKWVREHGPEHPLHQLKYTHDQLFFIAFAQNWCIKRRSQSIYLQVLTDKHAPEHYRVLGSVSQFEEFGRVFHCPKNSPMNPVHKCSVW, encoded by the exons ATGGAGAAGACCTACTCATTGACAGCCCACTACGACGAGTTTCAGGAGGTGAAGTATGTGAGCAAGTACCAGAGCGGCACCCTGCCCAACGGCTTCGCCCTCCAGCTGGGCACCGGAGCCAAGAAACGCCGTGGGGGGCTGCCACGCTGGAGCCGCCGGGAGGTCTGTCTGCTTTCAGGGCTGGTGTTTGCTGCGGGGCTCTGCGTCATCTTGACATGCATGTTGGTCCTCAAGTACCTGGCGGCTGAAGGGGACAGCTACTGCCTGGAGGGGTGCCAGGAGAAGAAGGCCTTCCTGCGGGCATCCCGCTTCCTCAGCGCCAACATGGATGCCACCATCGACCCCTGCCAGGACTTCTACTCCTTTGCCTGTGGTGGCTGGCTCCGGCGACACGGCATCCCCGAGGACAAGCTGGTGTACGGCACCATCGGGGCCATTGCCGAGCAGAACGAGGCCAAGCTGCGGGCGCTGCTGAGCCGCCCCGTGCGGCGCCGAGCCCCCGCCTCGGCCGAGAGGAAGGTCAAGGAGTTTTTCCGCTCATGCCTGGACCGAGCTGAGATTGACCGACTGGGCCCACGGCCCATGCTGGAGGTCATCAGGGAGTGTGGTGGCTGGGATGCCCCCCAAGGCCGCAGGGACATCAACGAGCTGCTCTACAAGACGCAGGGGGTCTACAGTGCTGCCGTGCTCTTCTCCCTCACCGTCAGCCTGGATGAGAGGAACACCTCCCGCTACATCATCCGG ATTGACCAGGATGGCCTGACTCTGCCAGAACGGACCCTCTACCTGGGGCAGGATGAAGAGAGTGAGAAG ATCCTGGCTGCCTACCGGGTGTTCATGGAGCGGCTGCTCACCCTTCTGGGGGCTGAGCACGTGGAGCAGAAAGCCCAGGAGatcctgcagctggagcagcacctcGCCAAT ATCACAGTGTCTGAGTACGATGATATGCGGAGGGATGTCAGCAGCATGTACCACAAAGTGAccctgggagagctgcagcGCATCACCCCCACG CTCAAGTGGAAGCGCTTGCTGGACCGCATCTTCCATGACAACTtctcagaggaggaggaggtggtgctgctggccacTGACTATATGTACAAGGTGTCCGACCTCATCCGTGTGACGCCCGGCAG GATCCTTCATAACTACATGCTGTGGCGCATTGTGGTGGTGCTGAGTGAGCACCTCTCCACTCCCTTCCGTGATGCCATCCACGAGCTCTCCAAGGAGATGGAAGGCAACGAGAAGCAGCTCGAGCTGGGCAAGATCTGCCTGAGCCAGGCCAACAAGCACTTCGGCATGGCCCTGGGTGCCCTCTTTGTCGAGGAGCACTTCTCCTCCGCCAGCAAAGCCAAG gtgcagcagctggtggaggaCATCAAATACATACTGGACCAGCGCCTGGATGAGCTGGACTGGATGGATGAGGAGACACGGAGAGCGGCCAGGGCCAAG CTTCGATACATGATGGTGATGATTGGGTACCCTGATTTCCTGCTGAAGCCGGAGGCCATTGACAAGGAGTATGAG TTTGAGGTGGATGAGAAAACCTACTTCAAGAACATCCTCAACAGCATTGCCTTCAGCATCAGGCTCTCGGTGAAGAAGATCCGGCAGGAGGTGGACAA gtggctgctgcctccccaggcGCTGAACGCCTACTACCTGCCCAACAAGAACCAGATGG TGTTCCCTGCTGGCATCCTGCAGCCCACCCTCTACGACCCCCAGTTCCCGCA GTCGCTGAACTATGGTGGGATCGGCACCATTATCGGGCATGAGCTGACCCATGGCTACGACGACTGGG GGGGACAGTACGACCGGCACGGGAACCTGGTGCACTGGTGGACAGAGCGGTCATACAGCAAGTTCCTGAAGAAGGCACAGTGTATCGTCAACCTCTACGACAACTTCACTGTCTACAACCAGCGG GTGAATGGCAAACACACGCTGGGGGAGAACATTGCTGACATGGGGGGGCTCAAACTCGCCTACTAC GCCTACCAGAAATGGGTGCGAGAGCATGGCCCCGAGCACCCCCTGCACCAACTGAAATACACACACGACCAGCTCTTCTTCATTGCCTTTGCCCAG AACTGGTGCATCAAGCGGAGATCCCAGTCCATCTACCTGCAGGTGCTGACGGACAAGCACGCCCCAGAGCACTACAG GGTCCTAGGCAGCGTCTCACAGTTTGAGGAGTTTGGACGGGTTTTCCACTGCCCCAAGAACTCGCCCATGAACCCGGTGCACAAGTGCTCGGTGTGGTGA
- the ECEL1 gene encoding endothelin-converting enzyme-like 1 isoform X1 encodes MEKTYSLTAHYDEFQEVKYVSKYQSGTLPNGFALQLGTGAKKRRGGLPRWSRREVCLLSGLVFAAGLCVILTCMLVLKYLAAEGDSYCLEGCQEKKAFLRASRFLSANMDATIDPCQDFYSFACGGWLRRHGIPEDKLVYGTIGAIAEQNEAKLRALLSRPVRRRAPASAERKVKEFFRSCLDRAEIDRLGPRPMLEVIRECGGWDAPQGRRDINELLYKTQGVYSAAVLFSLTVSLDERNTSRYIIRIDQDGLTLPERTLYLGQDEESEKILAAYRVFMERLLTLLGAEHVEQKAQEILQLEQHLANITVSEYDDMRRDVSSMYHKVTLGELQRITPTLKWKRLLDRIFHDNFSEEEEVVLLATDYMYKVSDLIRVTPGRILHNYMLWRIVVVLSEHLSTPFRDAIHELSKEMEGNEKQLELGKICLSQANKHFGMALGALFVEEHFSSASKAKVQQLVEDIKYILDQRLDELDWMDEETRRAARAKLRYMMVMIGYPDFLLKPEAIDKEYEFEVDEKTYFKNILNSIAFSIRLSVKKIRQEVDKSAWLLPPQALNAYYLPNKNQMVFPAGILQPTLYDPQFPQSLNYGGIGTIIGHELTHGYDDWGGQYDRHGNLVHWWTERSYSKFLKKAQCIVNLYDNFTVYNQRVNGKHTLGENIADMGGLKLAYYAYQKWVREHGPEHPLHQLKYTHDQLFFIAFAQNWCIKRRSQSIYLQVLTDKHAPEHYRVLGSVSQFEEFGRVFHCPKNSPMNPVHKCSVW; translated from the exons ATGGAGAAGACCTACTCATTGACAGCCCACTACGACGAGTTTCAGGAGGTGAAGTATGTGAGCAAGTACCAGAGCGGCACCCTGCCCAACGGCTTCGCCCTCCAGCTGGGCACCGGAGCCAAGAAACGCCGTGGGGGGCTGCCACGCTGGAGCCGCCGGGAGGTCTGTCTGCTTTCAGGGCTGGTGTTTGCTGCGGGGCTCTGCGTCATCTTGACATGCATGTTGGTCCTCAAGTACCTGGCGGCTGAAGGGGACAGCTACTGCCTGGAGGGGTGCCAGGAGAAGAAGGCCTTCCTGCGGGCATCCCGCTTCCTCAGCGCCAACATGGATGCCACCATCGACCCCTGCCAGGACTTCTACTCCTTTGCCTGTGGTGGCTGGCTCCGGCGACACGGCATCCCCGAGGACAAGCTGGTGTACGGCACCATCGGGGCCATTGCCGAGCAGAACGAGGCCAAGCTGCGGGCGCTGCTGAGCCGCCCCGTGCGGCGCCGAGCCCCCGCCTCGGCCGAGAGGAAGGTCAAGGAGTTTTTCCGCTCATGCCTGGACCGAGCTGAGATTGACCGACTGGGCCCACGGCCCATGCTGGAGGTCATCAGGGAGTGTGGTGGCTGGGATGCCCCCCAAGGCCGCAGGGACATCAACGAGCTGCTCTACAAGACGCAGGGGGTCTACAGTGCTGCCGTGCTCTTCTCCCTCACCGTCAGCCTGGATGAGAGGAACACCTCCCGCTACATCATCCGG ATTGACCAGGATGGCCTGACTCTGCCAGAACGGACCCTCTACCTGGGGCAGGATGAAGAGAGTGAGAAG ATCCTGGCTGCCTACCGGGTGTTCATGGAGCGGCTGCTCACCCTTCTGGGGGCTGAGCACGTGGAGCAGAAAGCCCAGGAGatcctgcagctggagcagcacctcGCCAAT ATCACAGTGTCTGAGTACGATGATATGCGGAGGGATGTCAGCAGCATGTACCACAAAGTGAccctgggagagctgcagcGCATCACCCCCACG CTCAAGTGGAAGCGCTTGCTGGACCGCATCTTCCATGACAACTtctcagaggaggaggaggtggtgctgctggccacTGACTATATGTACAAGGTGTCCGACCTCATCCGTGTGACGCCCGGCAG GATCCTTCATAACTACATGCTGTGGCGCATTGTGGTGGTGCTGAGTGAGCACCTCTCCACTCCCTTCCGTGATGCCATCCACGAGCTCTCCAAGGAGATGGAAGGCAACGAGAAGCAGCTCGAGCTGGGCAAGATCTGCCTGAGCCAGGCCAACAAGCACTTCGGCATGGCCCTGGGTGCCCTCTTTGTCGAGGAGCACTTCTCCTCCGCCAGCAAAGCCAAG gtgcagcagctggtggaggaCATCAAATACATACTGGACCAGCGCCTGGATGAGCTGGACTGGATGGATGAGGAGACACGGAGAGCGGCCAGGGCCAAG CTTCGATACATGATGGTGATGATTGGGTACCCTGATTTCCTGCTGAAGCCGGAGGCCATTGACAAGGAGTATGAG TTTGAGGTGGATGAGAAAACCTACTTCAAGAACATCCTCAACAGCATTGCCTTCAGCATCAGGCTCTCGGTGAAGAAGATCCGGCAGGAGGTGGACAAGTCTGC gtggctgctgcctccccaggcGCTGAACGCCTACTACCTGCCCAACAAGAACCAGATGG TGTTCCCTGCTGGCATCCTGCAGCCCACCCTCTACGACCCCCAGTTCCCGCA GTCGCTGAACTATGGTGGGATCGGCACCATTATCGGGCATGAGCTGACCCATGGCTACGACGACTGGG GGGGACAGTACGACCGGCACGGGAACCTGGTGCACTGGTGGACAGAGCGGTCATACAGCAAGTTCCTGAAGAAGGCACAGTGTATCGTCAACCTCTACGACAACTTCACTGTCTACAACCAGCGG GTGAATGGCAAACACACGCTGGGGGAGAACATTGCTGACATGGGGGGGCTCAAACTCGCCTACTAC GCCTACCAGAAATGGGTGCGAGAGCATGGCCCCGAGCACCCCCTGCACCAACTGAAATACACACACGACCAGCTCTTCTTCATTGCCTTTGCCCAG AACTGGTGCATCAAGCGGAGATCCCAGTCCATCTACCTGCAGGTGCTGACGGACAAGCACGCCCCAGAGCACTACAG GGTCCTAGGCAGCGTCTCACAGTTTGAGGAGTTTGGACGGGTTTTCCACTGCCCCAAGAACTCGCCCATGAACCCGGTGCACAAGTGCTCGGTGTGGTGA